TGGATCGATTTTATAAAGCTTAGCGAGGGTTTTAATCACCGGAACAGGTGGTTCAGAAAGTCCTCGTTCCCAATTAGAAATAAATTGAGAAGTATTATAACCAAGATGAACCGAAACTTCCTTCTGAGAAAGATTTTGCTTTTCTCTGGAGGCTCGTAAGAAGGTACCACATTTATTCATTCCAAAAATCTCCGTGCCAGAAATTGATTTTTGCAAAGAACAAAGCGGGTGTCCACTACAAGGATTTTGTTTAGTCTAAGTAAATTTAAATAAAATTTAGATTAATAATTTAAATTTTGTTTTTGAAAATTGCATTTTTCACGCAAAACAACCGGAGACACTTTTTCGTCTTCAAATCCTAAAACCCGCTCTAGCAAAGGAAACTGTGGGTCTCAGATTTTTTTGAGTGAATAAAGTAAAGTAAATTTCGATGAAAAATCTTGCAGAAAATATCAGTTTAAAATTCAAAGTAAAAAATTTTTTACTAGCGTAGTTCCGGTTAGTTCATCACTGTTCTTGAGGACGCATGGGTGGGAAAAGTCCTGTTTCAAAATGATTAGTAAACAAAAGCAGAGATAAAAATCTGCGTGATGGCCATCACTTCTAGACAAAACACCAGCGCGAAGCTGCTTTTTAATTCCGATATCATATTATGCGTATTCTTTTTTATATCTTCATGCTTGTTAGTTTTTCGTTACCCGCTTTAAGCCAAGAGCTGAGCGTGGCTTGTTCTGCTTATTTAGATAAGTGCGAAAAAGTTCCAGAACCCTTAAAGCTCGCAGCAGATACCTGCGCCATCGAACAAAAAATTTCTGGATGTGAAGAGCTGGCGAAAAACGATCCTGAAACTGCTCCCTACATTCGTAAGTGCGACGCTAAGTCCGTTTGTGATCAGGCTGCCAATAAATCCATAGATCAACTCAAAGGATGCTTTTCAGGCACGGTTGAAATTGCCAAAGAATTTTGGGATGCCATAGGTTCTATCCCTGAGCTTGCCGGCAAAGGTGCGGATGCCATCAAAGCCTGTTGGCAAAGTGAAGAGTGTAGATCACGAGTCTACGATCATTCCGTAAAAAATGCGGCTTACACAACTATGTTAGTGAATCCGATTTTGGCTCCGCTAATTTTAATTTATATGCGCAAAACAAATCAGGTTAGCGATGATGACCTTAAAAAGTTAGCTGACGTTTCTGAAAGTCTTATTAAAAAAGGTAAAGAGTATATAGAGAAGCAAGGAATGAAGCTTGCTTGCTACGATGCTAAGACCCAGGCAGAGATGGTTTGTTATGGTGTTTTTTCCGTCGTAAATCCTGCAGGAGCAGCAGGGATCTTAGCCAAGACCCCAAAGCTAGCAAAGATCATCAAAGCAGCTGGCAGTTCAACTGGAAAGGCTTCAGAAGCCACAGTGGATTTGGCAAGGGCAGCAAAACTGACCAATGCAGAGCGAGTTGTCGAAGCGGAAAAGATCACAGGTCGCAAACTGACTCCTGATCAAGAAGCTGCTTTAATCAAAGCCCACGAAGTCGCAAAAGACACCGGCCGAGGATATGGAAGTTATTCTGCTGCAGACCTTAAAGAGAAATCGGAAATTCTTCGCGCCGCTGGCTTCAGTGACCAGGAAAGAGATCAGCTTTTACGGCAAGGGATCGCCGGAATGTATAGCAATGCCCAACAAGCCCACGTCTATGCAAACACCGCACGCCTTCAGGCCGATAAATTGCGCGTGGCGGGTAAGATTGATGAATCTACTGCCAGTTATAGAAACGCTGCTGATTCATATGAAGTTTATATAAAAGATGCAAAAGTCCAAAAATCAGAGCGCGATTATTTAGTAGGTGCTGGCTTGAACGCCCACGCCGGTCGTTATGACAAGGCAGCGGACTATTATTTAGCCAGCAAAAACTCGATTTCTCGGTCCGATCAAAAGGCTGAAGCAGTTTTTGAAGCACTAAGACGAGAAAAAGACGAGCTTCGTGTCATAGCCGCTAAAAATCCAGAAAACCGAGGCGCTAAAAAGGCTTACGACGATCACCGAAAAATGATTGAGGCCGTTGTTAATCATCCACAGTTTAAACTTGGGGATTCTTGGCGCGCCGAACTTTTAAAGCCCTAAATAGTACTTAAGTAGTTGTTATTATGAGGCTTATTGCCAACCCTGGACCTCCTTGAAATTCTGCAAAATTATTTGCATTTGGGGGGTCTTAAGGCTAACCTCTCTTTTCCCTGAAAAAGCTGAAAAAAATAGCACGTAATAGGTTGACAAAGCCTATCGCAAGGTGGCATTTACCATTGGCTTAATTCGGGTAGCTGGAGGTATTAAATGTACGCGATTATTCGTACAGGCGGTAAGCAATATAAAGTTCAAGCTGGTGATGTTCTTCAAGTCGATAAGCTTGAGCAAGCACTTGGCGCAGAGTTTGAAATCAACGACGTATTGATGGTTGGTGGCGAGTCCACTTCTGTTGGTCAACCTCTTGTTAAAGGTGCGAAAGTAACTGTTGTAGTTACAAAACAAGCTAAAACAAGAAAAGAAATCGTCTTCAAAAAGAAGCGTCGTCAAGGTTACAGAAAGTTCGCAACTCACAAACAAGAGTTCACAGAGCTTTTCGTTAAAGCAATTTCCTTCGATGGAAAAACTGCTAAATCTGATGATTCTGCTAAAGTAGTAGACGTAGCAGCAGTTCGTGCTGAAAAAGCACAAGCTCGCGTAGCAGCTCGTAAAGAGCGCGCAGCGAACAAAGGAACTGCAGAAGTTGTTAAAAAAGCGGCTAAAAAAGTAGCGAAAAAGAAAGTTGCAAAAAAAGCAGTTAAAAAGACTGCGAAAAAAGCAACTGGCGCTAAGAAAAAAGCAGCTAAAAAAACTTCTAAGAAAGCATAATTTTTAAATTTCTTCTAAGAGAGGTTAGTCATGGCAAGTAAGAAGGCCGGTGGTAGTACAAAGAATGGTCGTGATTCACAGAGTAAACGCTTAGGCGTGAAACGCTTCGGTGGTGAAAAAGTTCTTGCGGGAACAATCATCGTTCGTCAACGTGGAACAAAATTCCACCTTGGTAACAACGTTAAAATGGGTCGTGACTTCACGATCTACTCTGTAATTGATGGTCTAGTTAAGTTTGAACGTTTCTCTAAAGAGCGTTTCAAAGTTAGCGTTTATCCTAAAGCTGTTTAATCAGTTTTTTAGATAAGCACTAAGACATTTTTTCAATACATAAAAAGGAGCCAGTCTTGGCTCCTTTTTTTTGTTATAAAGTGCTGTTATGAAATTCATTGATGAAGTCAAAATCACTTTAGCTTCTGGTCGCGGTGGCCCAGGCTGTGTAAGTTTTCGCCGCGAATCTATGCAAGCCCGTGGCGGTCCTGATGGCGGTAACGGTGGTAAAGGTGGGGATGTTATCATCCGCACATCTCGTCACATCAACTCCCTAGTCGATCTAAGACAAAACAAAAGATACGCTGCTCAAAGTGGTCGTATGGGTGAAGGTCGTCAGAAATCCGGTATGGATGGCGAAGACTTCGTACTTATCGTTCCTGAAGGCACTGTTATTCGTAATATGGATGGTGAAATCATCGTCGATATGACGGGCATTTCCGAATACACACTTTTAAAAGGTGGCCGTGGCGGAAAAGGAAATGAATTTTTCAAAAACAGTATCAATCAAGCTCCGGAACACGCGCAGCCAGGTGAAGACAACGAAGAAATCGAAGTTAAGCTAGAGCTTAAACTTATCGCTGACGTCGGCATCATTGGTTTTCCGAACGCTGGCAAATCAACTTTGGTTTCCCGTATTTCAGCGGCTCGTCCAAAAATCGCGGATTATCCATTCACAACTTTAACTCCAAATCTTGGTGTGGTTAAAGCGGGTGATTATACTTCATTCGTCGTTGCAGATATTCCGGGTCTTGTTAAAGGTGCTCACGAAGGTGTTGGTTTAGGAATTCAGTTCTTAAAACACATCGAGCGCACTCGCTTATTCATTCACTTAGTTGATGCTTCAGGATTATCAGGCCGTGAGCCACTAGATGATTTCATGGACATTAACAATGAACTAAAAATGTACGACGAAAATAATCAGGACAAAGAAGGGTTTTTCCCTCTAGCAACACGTCCACAATTTGTCGTTCTTAATAAAATTGACACTTTAAGTGACAATCAGCTCTCTAAACTCAAAAATAAATTCAAAGACGTTACTGGCAGCGAACCTTATGCGATTTCTGCAGTAACTGGTAAGAACATTAAAGAGTTCGTCCAAGAGTTAGCTCGTCAAATCTTGAAAGAGGAAGAACAATGAAAATAGGTATCTTTGGTGGAAGCTTCAATCCTCCTCACATGGGCCACCTTAATGCAATCCAAACGGTTGCAAAAAAAGCGGGACTTGGAAAAGTTCACGTAGTTCCAGCGGCACAAAATCCATTGAAAACTCCTGTAGAGGGACCGTCGCCAGAGCAGCGTTTAGAGCTGACTCGCATGGCTTTTGAACAATACGGCGATCTTTACTTTGTTGATGATCAAGAGATGAAACGTGGCGGGATGAGTTACACCATCGACACGGTTTTGAATCTTCGCAAAACATACGATGCTGCTGATTTATACTTAGTAGTAGGCGCTGATAAGTTTGAAGAGCTTTCTCAGTGGAAAGACTATCAAAAACTTTTGGCTGAAACGAATTTGGTTGTTACGACTCGTCCTGGTTATGACACTCCAGAATCTTTGGAAGAAATGCCGGGATACCTAAAGCCAATGGTCGCCGACTTTGATTTTAACTTTATCGAGTTAAACACTGGCAGAAATATTCAATTCATCACTTTGCGTGATATCGAAATTTCTTCTAGCGAAGTTCGTAAATCTTTGCGCAACGGCAAGCCAGTGGAAAAATATCTTCCACTAGCTGTAGAAACTTACATTAAAGAACATAAATTATACCGTAACATCGGTCATCGAATTGGTGATTTCCAAAAGTTCACTGCGTTCTGTGCTGATGTTTTGTTCTCTAAAAAAGGTATCAACGTACGTGGCTTTGACTTAACTAAAGTTTCAGCACCTAGCGAATACACTTTGATCGCATCTGGTACTTCAACTCGTCACGCTGCCGCGATGGCTGAAAACATCGTGCAAGCAGTGAAAGAAGAATACAACGTACATCCACAAAGTGTGGAAGGTATCGACGAAGGCCGTTGGGTTCTAGTGGATTACGGTCCACTTATCATTCACCTTTTCTATGACTTCGTAAGACAAGAATACAATCTTGAAGGTCTTTGGAGAGACGGAAAAGATTTGGGTCTAAAAGATCCATACGTTGGTAAGCCAGGGGCTCAATAGTCATGAAATTCATTTTGTACAATCTCGCCACAGCCAAGGAAGACTGGGCCGATGAAGTGAGCGAGTTGTACAAAAAGAAGATCTCGTTTTTTATTCCGTTTGATATCCAAGTTCTGAAAGCAAAAAAGTCAGCTCGCGAAGACGCTGACTTTAAACGCAATGAAGAGTCTGAATTAATTCTTAA
This is a stretch of genomic DNA from Bdellovibrio reynosensis. It encodes these proteins:
- a CDS encoding helix-turn-helix domain-containing protein — protein: MNKCGTFLRASREKQNLSQKEVSVHLGYNTSQFISNWERGLSEPPVPVIKTLAKLYKIDPEALFEVILQAHLEGVEKTLRQKFGAENVKLKENGSKKK
- the rplU gene encoding 50S ribosomal protein L21; the protein is MYAIIRTGGKQYKVQAGDVLQVDKLEQALGAEFEINDVLMVGGESTSVGQPLVKGAKVTVVVTKQAKTRKEIVFKKKRRQGYRKFATHKQEFTELFVKAISFDGKTAKSDDSAKVVDVAAVRAEKAQARVAARKERAANKGTAEVVKKAAKKVAKKKVAKKAVKKTAKKATGAKKKAAKKTSKKA
- the rpmA gene encoding 50S ribosomal protein L27, coding for MASKKAGGSTKNGRDSQSKRLGVKRFGGEKVLAGTIIVRQRGTKFHLGNNVKMGRDFTIYSVIDGLVKFERFSKERFKVSVYPKAV
- the obgE gene encoding GTPase ObgE, encoding MKFIDEVKITLASGRGGPGCVSFRRESMQARGGPDGGNGGKGGDVIIRTSRHINSLVDLRQNKRYAAQSGRMGEGRQKSGMDGEDFVLIVPEGTVIRNMDGEIIVDMTGISEYTLLKGGRGGKGNEFFKNSINQAPEHAQPGEDNEEIEVKLELKLIADVGIIGFPNAGKSTLVSRISAARPKIADYPFTTLTPNLGVVKAGDYTSFVVADIPGLVKGAHEGVGLGIQFLKHIERTRLFIHLVDASGLSGREPLDDFMDINNELKMYDENNQDKEGFFPLATRPQFVVLNKIDTLSDNQLSKLKNKFKDVTGSEPYAISAVTGKNIKEFVQELARQILKEEEQ
- the nadD gene encoding nicotinate (nicotinamide) nucleotide adenylyltransferase: MKIGIFGGSFNPPHMGHLNAIQTVAKKAGLGKVHVVPAAQNPLKTPVEGPSPEQRLELTRMAFEQYGDLYFVDDQEMKRGGMSYTIDTVLNLRKTYDAADLYLVVGADKFEELSQWKDYQKLLAETNLVVTTRPGYDTPESLEEMPGYLKPMVADFDFNFIELNTGRNIQFITLRDIEISSSEVRKSLRNGKPVEKYLPLAVETYIKEHKLYRNIGHRIGDFQKFTAFCADVLFSKKGINVRGFDLTKVSAPSEYTLIASGTSTRHAAAMAENIVQAVKEEYNVHPQSVEGIDEGRWVLVDYGPLIIHLFYDFVRQEYNLEGLWRDGKDLGLKDPYVGKPGAQ